A DNA window from Hordeum vulgare subsp. vulgare chromosome 1H, MorexV3_pseudomolecules_assembly, whole genome shotgun sequence contains the following coding sequences:
- the LOC123419792 gene encoding putative F-box protein At4g38870, protein MDSEKVLTDASLPDDLVVKVLSRVPFKSFCRFKCVCKAWLAFSSDPHYRQKLPKIPTGLFHGCKDGSVAQLVSLSRNDEEIDGGLTFLPHHEHLIFVDCCNGLVLCQYKSNYTSPNICRFIVCNPATQEWRTLPDIHPDPDPIASRCTTFLAFDPSWSAQFYVFNFSDELPLGINKLELFSSDLSTWTVDATWSLDVQIYEPHHFVGGVLYVHTVDGEILVLKAMGSGIPPRHFTIELPGRLWSLVYGCFGQSSGLLQCVFLEESGDTAVVFSLDAHHSYEWSLKCRVSMRDALGRDDFVHNNSWPHWLGYHIVALDLERGFIFLVDMEQIKLLSYNINTGKLRKIQDDCRSNYLYYVACYSKLPG, encoded by the coding sequence ATGGACTCTGAGAAGGTGCTTACTGATGCTAGTTTACCCGATGACCTGGTGGTGAAAGTCCTTTCTCGGGTGCCTTTCAAGTCTTTTTGCCGCTTCAAATGTGTTTGCAAGGCCTGGCTTGCCTTCTCCTCGGATCCACACTACCGTCAGAAACTACCAAAAATTCCCACTGGTCTTTTTCATGGATGCAAAGATGGGTCTGTTGCGCAGCTTGTTAGCCTATCACGAAATGATGAGGAAATTGATGGAGGTCTTACGTTCTTGCCGCACCATGAACATTTAATATTTGTGGATTGTTGCAATGGCCTAGTTCTTTGTCAGTACAAGAGCAACTATACTTCTCCAAATATTTGCCGCTTCATCGTGTGCAACCCTGCAACACAAGAGTGGAGGACGCTTCCTGATATCCACCCTGACCCTGACCCAATTGCCTCCAGATGTACAACTTTTTTGGCCTTCGATCCATCATGGTCGGCACAGTTCTATGTCTTCAACTTTTCTGACGAATTGCCACTTGGTATCAACAAACTTGAGCTGTTCTCGTCTGACCTATCCACGTGGACTGTGGATGCTACATGGAGTTTGGATGTACAGATTTATGAACCACACCACTTTGTAGGAGGAGTACTGTATGTGCACACAGTAGACGGTGAAATTCTAGTGTTGAAGGCAATGGGTTCTGGCATACCGCCCCGTCATTTTACCATCGAGTTGCCGGGTCGCCTTTGGAGTCTCGTGTATGGTTGCTTTGGTCAATCATCAGGGTTGTTGCAGTGTGTATTTCTAGAGGAGAGCGGTGATACAGCTGTAGTTTTCAGTCTTGATGCTCATCATTCTTATGAGTGGTCTTTGAAGTGTCGTGTTAGTATGAGAGATGCACTTGGAAGAGATGACTTTGTTCACAATAATAGTTGGCCGCATTGGCTTGGTTATCATATTGTCGCTCTTGATTTGGAAAGAGGGTTCATCTTCCTTGTTGACATGGAACAAATAAAGCTTTTGTCGTACAACATCAACACTGGGAAACTTAGAAAGATCCAGGATGATTGCCGTAGTAACTACCTTTATTATGTGGCATGCTACTCAAAACTTCCAGGCTGA